Proteins encoded by one window of Aulosira sp. FACHB-615:
- a CDS encoding chemotaxis protein CheW: protein MTTQVESCWNVIGIEGDRTCAELSTHIHCRNCPVYSAAGRCLLERPTPEKYRHEWTQFIAESPAQKKPHLPTYAVRTSETLTVVIFRLHQEWLALPAQVFKETTPPSVIHTLPHRHNQVLRGLINIRGELLLCVSLSHLLKIEPSEPPQASLSPVSHSRMAVIEKAGNAWVFPVDEIYGVHRFHRRELRDVLRNVTQTYTKGLFSWQPLNLPTVRTVSYLDDELLFTNLAKKAQ, encoded by the coding sequence ATGACCACTCAAGTAGAAAGTTGTTGGAATGTAATTGGCATTGAGGGCGATCGCACTTGTGCGGAATTATCTACACATATTCATTGTCGCAACTGTCCGGTTTATTCGGCGGCTGGTCGCTGTTTACTAGAACGCCCAACACCAGAAAAATATCGTCATGAGTGGACACAATTCATTGCGGAATCTCCCGCCCAGAAAAAACCGCATCTACCTACCTACGCGGTGCGAACCAGCGAAACTCTAACAGTAGTAATTTTTCGGTTGCATCAAGAATGGTTGGCACTGCCGGCACAGGTGTTTAAAGAAACCACACCTCCGAGTGTGATTCATACCCTACCCCATCGCCACAACCAAGTCTTACGAGGATTAATTAACATTCGGGGTGAATTGCTTTTATGTGTTTCCTTAAGTCATTTGTTAAAAATTGAACCCAGTGAACCACCCCAAGCAAGTCTGAGTCCTGTATCTCATTCCCGAATGGCAGTTATCGAAAAAGCTGGTAATGCTTGGGTGTTTCCGGTGGATGAAATATATGGTGTCCACAGATTTCATCGACGAGAATTGCGTGATGTGTTACGTAATGTCACTCAAACTTATACCAAAGGTTTATTTTCCTGGCAACCTCTGAATCTGCCCACAGTGCGTACTGTCAGTTATTTGGATGATGAATTGTTATTTACCAATTTGGCGAAGAAGGCACAGTAA
- a CDS encoding methyl-accepting chemotaxis protein: MPRGIKINHFIMGGCTLIVGLTGIASYISNSNTNLLIASNNWVNQTYAIKSQLKELEKFLLDAETGQRGFIITKEERYLEPYKLAQFKLKDTFIQVRSKILDNSRQVKTLGEIEQLSQAKMAELETTIKMRRLGQEKELLALILSDQGKNLMDDIRLKMNEMLAVVDQSLVERQKQASQIQRVAVLVNWGTFLGIVIVTIAVCLAIILIPSRELARSLQTAFHLADKVAAGDFTSNVEITANHEINKLMAALQTMKQKLSTLIRQVQGSGIQVTTSATQIAAAGKQLETTLTEQVASTNQVTATAKEIAATSKELAHTMEQVVTMSQATTTAANISQTDLQRMETSMRQLATATNTIATRLGIISEKANNINNIVLTITKVADQTNLLSLNAAIEAEKAGEYGLGFAVVAREIRRLADQTAVATLDIEQMVKQMQSSVSTGVMEMDKFAAEVGRSVADVSHISSQVGQIIQQVQDLNPHFAAVNQGMEMQSLGAQQISDAMVQLSSTSIQTADSLREINQALAQLNQVARGLRQEVSVFKVKSDDFSSFTPVDVAA, translated from the coding sequence ATGCCGCGAGGTATAAAAATCAATCATTTTATCATGGGTGGATGTACGCTTATTGTTGGGTTAACAGGGATTGCCAGCTATATTTCTAACTCAAATACTAATTTACTTATAGCATCGAATAATTGGGTGAATCAAACTTATGCCATCAAATCTCAGTTAAAGGAACTGGAAAAATTTTTACTTGATGCTGAAACAGGTCAGAGGGGCTTCATTATTACTAAAGAAGAAAGATATTTGGAACCATATAAATTAGCTCAATTCAAGTTAAAAGATACTTTTATTCAAGTCAGAAGCAAAATTTTAGATAATTCACGACAAGTTAAAACTCTTGGGGAAATTGAACAATTAAGCCAAGCAAAAATGGCTGAACTAGAAACAACTATTAAAATGCGGCGACTTGGGCAGGAAAAAGAATTATTGGCTCTGATTTTATCCGATCAAGGTAAAAATTTGATGGATGACATCAGACTCAAAATGAATGAGATGTTAGCGGTGGTAGACCAAAGTTTAGTCGAAAGACAAAAGCAAGCTAGTCAAATTCAACGTGTTGCTGTCTTGGTGAATTGGGGAACTTTTTTGGGGATTGTGATTGTGACGATCGCTGTTTGTTTGGCAATTATCTTAATTCCTAGTCGGGAGTTGGCGCGGTCTTTGCAAACAGCTTTTCATTTAGCTGACAAAGTAGCGGCGGGAGATTTTACCAGTAATGTAGAAATCACTGCCAATCATGAGATTAATAAGCTAATGGCAGCACTCCAAACAATGAAACAGAAATTGAGTACCTTGATTCGCCAAGTCCAAGGTTCAGGTATTCAAGTCACAACCTCAGCCACACAAATAGCCGCAGCCGGCAAACAATTGGAAACAACACTCACAGAACAAGTAGCATCAACAAACCAAGTCACAGCCACAGCCAAAGAAATCGCCGCCACCTCCAAAGAACTAGCGCACACAATGGAACAAGTGGTCACAATGTCCCAAGCGACAACCACAGCCGCTAACATCAGTCAAACAGACTTGCAGCGCATGGAAACAAGTATGCGTCAGTTAGCGACAGCCACAAACACCATCGCCACGAGACTAGGGATTATTAGCGAAAAAGCTAACAACATTAATAATATTGTCTTAACAATTACTAAAGTCGCCGACCAAACGAACTTGCTCTCGTTAAATGCTGCCATTGAAGCAGAAAAAGCTGGAGAATATGGTTTAGGGTTTGCGGTAGTAGCTAGAGAAATTCGCCGATTAGCAGACCAAACCGCAGTCGCCACATTAGATATTGAACAGATGGTCAAACAAATGCAATCTTCGGTGTCAACAGGGGTGATGGAAATGGATAAATTTGCGGCGGAAGTCGGGCGGAGTGTGGCAGATGTCAGCCATATTAGTAGCCAAGTTGGGCAGATTATTCAGCAGGTGCAAGACTTAAATCCCCATTTTGCGGCGGTGAATCAGGGAATGGAAATGCAGTCATTAGGAGCGCAACAAATTAGTGATGCAATGGTGCAGTTAAGCAGTACCTCAATTCAAACTGCCGATTCTCTGCGAGAAATTAATCAGGCGCTTGCCCAACTTAATCAAGTCGCTCGTGGTTTACGCCAAGAAGTTTCTGTGTTTAAAGTCAAAAGTGATGATTTTTCATCCTTCACCCCAGTTGATGTAGCAGCTTAA
- a CDS encoding methyl-accepting chemotaxis protein: protein MLDNWKLKDRTLLGFAIPTILIFVFSVIVYATSSQTRIIYKQVGMSNEAIIGTNNMALSLANMNLAIRRYLYNPKKYQDALERYAFFNQRFQEGLNIASKVAEDKFQEERLKTMQNMFNEFEMLVKDTITTPNFENNRFLIEQYLEKSGDMSYKFRQIHEEFASHQKEIMSNRIEGTKVMLNLMSLLAVLVTILTIAIAFFVTSIISRSLGSRVSQVVDVAEQISAGDFTLSLPESELKTKDEIGQIMASFQIMLQKLSTLIRQVQSSGIQVTTSATLVGAAGTQLETTLTEQVASTNQVTATAKEIAATSKELAHTMEQVVTMSQATTTAANISQTDLQRMETSMRQLATATNTIATRLGIISEKANNINNIVLTITKVADQTNLLSLNAAIEAEKAGEYGLGFAVVAREIRRLADQTAVATLDIEQMVKQMQSSVSTGVMEMDKFAAEVGRSVADVSHISSQVGQIIQQVQDLNPRFAAVNQGMEMQSLGAQQISDAMVQLSSTSIQTADSLREINQALAQLNQVARGLRQEVSVFKVNSNAVVPTLS from the coding sequence ATGCTAGATAATTGGAAACTTAAAGATAGAACTTTGTTAGGATTTGCTATCCCGACAATTTTAATATTTGTTTTTAGTGTGATAGTTTATGCCACTAGTAGTCAGACCAGGATTATTTATAAACAAGTGGGAATGTCAAACGAAGCCATTATAGGGACAAATAATATGGCCTTGAGTCTGGCAAACATGAATCTGGCAATTCGGCGATATTTATATAATCCGAAAAAATATCAAGATGCGTTGGAAAGATATGCTTTTTTTAATCAAAGGTTTCAAGAAGGATTGAATATTGCTTCTAAGGTTGCTGAAGATAAATTTCAGGAAGAAAGATTAAAAACAATGCAGAATATGTTCAATGAATTTGAAATGTTGGTTAAAGATACGATCACAACACCAAATTTTGAGAACAATAGATTTTTAATTGAGCAATATCTAGAAAAATCTGGTGATATGAGCTATAAATTCCGTCAAATTCATGAGGAGTTTGCTAGTCACCAAAAAGAAATTATGAGCAACCGGATTGAAGGGACAAAAGTGATGCTCAACTTGATGAGTTTATTAGCGGTGTTAGTAACAATATTAACTATAGCGATCGCATTTTTTGTCACTTCCATCATTTCTCGGTCTTTGGGTAGTCGAGTTTCTCAGGTTGTAGATGTCGCCGAGCAGATTTCTGCTGGTGATTTCACTTTATCTTTGCCTGAGAGCGAATTGAAGACCAAAGATGAAATTGGTCAAATCATGGCATCTTTTCAGATTATGTTGCAAAAGTTGAGTACCTTGATTCGTCAAGTCCAAAGTTCAGGTATTCAAGTCACAACCTCAGCCACCCTGGTAGGTGCTGCGGGTACACAGTTAGAAACAACACTCACAGAACAAGTAGCATCAACAAACCAAGTCACAGCCACAGCCAAAGAAATCGCCGCCACCTCCAAAGAACTAGCACACACAATGGAACAAGTGGTCACAATGTCCCAAGCGACAACCACAGCCGCGAACATCAGTCAAACAGACTTGCAGCGCATGGAAACAAGTATGCGTCAATTAGCAACAGCCACAAACACCATCGCCACGCGACTAGGGATTATTAGCGAAAAAGCTAACAACATTAATAATATTGTCTTAACAATTACCAAAGTTGCCGACCAAACTAACTTACTCTCGTTAAACGCTGCCATTGAAGCAGAAAAAGCTGGAGAGTATGGTTTAGGGTTTGCGGTAGTAGCCAGAGAAATTCGCCGATTAGCAGACCAAACCGCAGTCGCCACATTAGATATTGAACAGATGGTCAAACAAATGCAATCTTCGGTGTCAACAGGGGTGATGGAAATGGATAAATTTGCGGCGGAAGTCGGGCGGAGTGTGGCAGATGTCAGCCATATTAGTAGCCAAGTTGGGCAGATTATTCAGCAGGTGCAAGACTTAAACCCACGTTTTGCGGCGGTGAATCAGGGAATGGAAATGCAGTCATTAGGAGCGCAACAAATTAGTGATGCAATGGTGCAGTTAAGCAGTACCTCAATTCAAACTGCCGATTCTCTGCGAGAAATTAATCAGGCGCTTGCCCAACTTAATCAAGTCGCTCGTGGTTTACGCCAAGAAGTTTCTGTGTTTAAAGTTAATAGCAATGCTGTAGTACCGACTTTATCGTAA
- a CDS encoding protein-glutamate O-methyltransferase CheR, whose amino-acid sequence MVQSVIEALLRSKIGLDVNSIGSGAIASAIYQRMADCGISEMSSYWGYLQDSPQEWEALIENVIIPETWFFREPESFALLKSYVLSEWLPKKPQGVLRVLSVPCATGEEPYSIAIALLEAGLTSTQFHIDAVDISKQCLLKAQTAIYDKHSFRGHNFTAQANYFKLIDSKYYLQSSIKNLVRFINGNLADTNFSVYQQKYDIVFCRNLLIYFDSKTREQTIRILENLLAKEGLLFVASAEATLLMKTQLVAVRQSSAIAYQKLSHHQDLITTQKSSELTIHNKVEIASPQDISVNHSNSNLFDLAKLAANQGRLEDAIQLCKEYLKQNQINAEAYVLLGEVQQAMGQNEQAGESFRKAIYLQPNHEAGLTHLALLKEQQGDKTSADLLWQRIYRLQF is encoded by the coding sequence ATGGTGCAATCTGTCATTGAAGCTTTACTGAGAAGCAAAATTGGTTTAGATGTTAACTCAATTGGTTCTGGTGCGATCGCTAGTGCGATTTATCAACGAATGGCAGATTGCGGTATATCAGAGATGTCTAGCTATTGGGGATATTTACAAGATTCTCCCCAAGAATGGGAAGCATTAATTGAGAATGTGATTATTCCAGAAACTTGGTTTTTTCGGGAACCAGAATCATTTGCGCTGCTCAAAAGCTATGTATTATCAGAATGGTTGCCTAAAAAACCGCAAGGTGTGTTGCGGGTTTTAAGTGTACCTTGCGCCACTGGTGAAGAACCATATTCGATTGCGATCGCGTTATTAGAAGCTGGGTTAACATCTACTCAATTTCACATTGATGCTGTTGATATTAGTAAACAATGTTTGTTAAAAGCCCAAACAGCAATTTATGATAAACACTCATTTCGTGGTCATAATTTTACTGCTCAAGCAAATTATTTTAAATTAATTGATTCTAAATATTATTTGCAATCATCAATCAAAAATTTGGTAAGGTTTATCAACGGTAATTTAGCCGATACTAATTTTAGTGTCTATCAACAAAAATATGATATAGTTTTTTGCCGCAATTTATTAATCTATTTTGACAGTAAGACTAGAGAACAAACCATTCGCATTCTCGAAAATTTACTTGCTAAAGAAGGTTTATTATTTGTTGCGTCTGCCGAAGCTACATTACTCATGAAGACTCAATTAGTCGCTGTCCGTCAATCTTCAGCGATCGCTTATCAAAAATTGAGTCATCACCAAGATTTGATAACTACACAAAAATCATCTGAATTGACTATTCACAACAAGGTAGAAATTGCGTCACCCCAAGATATATCTGTAAATCATTCTAATAGTAATTTATTCGATTTAGCTAAACTTGCAGCTAATCAAGGTCGCTTAGAAGATGCAATTCAACTATGTAAAGAATACCTCAAGCAAAATCAAATCAATGCCGAAGCTTATGTTTTGCTTGGTGAAGTACAGCAAGCAATGGGACAAAACGAACAAGCTGGAGAATCTTTTCGTAAAGCAATTTATCTGCAACCTAATCATGAAGCAGGATTGACTCATTTAGCCTTACTCAAAGAACAGCAGGGAGATAAAACCAGTGCTGATTTACTTTGGCAACGCATCTACAGATTACAGTTTTGA
- a CDS encoding chemotaxis protein CheW, whose translation MLLFKVGNERYAIASQEVVEVIPLVILKNLPHTPKYLAGVFNYRGFVVPVVDLCQLMQGKSCGDNWSTRIILVNYCRDNHTQHILGLMAEQVVETLHKSQTEFIDAHIQIDTAPYLGKMIVDERGMIYCLDIQSLLSETEQINFLSENLLNRV comes from the coding sequence ATGTTACTGTTTAAGGTTGGCAATGAACGATATGCGATCGCATCTCAAGAGGTTGTGGAAGTTATACCATTGGTTATTCTCAAAAACTTGCCACACACACCAAAATATCTAGCTGGTGTATTTAACTACCGTGGTTTTGTTGTACCAGTTGTTGATTTATGTCAATTGATGCAGGGTAAAAGCTGTGGCGATAACTGGAGTACGCGAATTATATTAGTTAACTATTGTCGAGATAATCATACTCAACATATTTTGGGTTTGATGGCAGAACAAGTAGTGGAAACATTGCACAAATCTCAAACTGAATTTATTGATGCTCATATTCAGATAGATACAGCACCATATTTGGGCAAAATGATTGTAGATGAACGCGGAATGATTTATTGCCTTGATATTCAATCCTTGTTATCGGAAACAGAGCAAATAAATTTCTTATCGGAAAATCTTTTAAATAGAGTTTAG